The following proteins are encoded in a genomic region of Dasypus novemcinctus isolate mDasNov1 chromosome 3, mDasNov1.1.hap2, whole genome shotgun sequence:
- the LGALS3 gene encoding galectin-3, with protein MADSFSLNDALSGSGNPNPQGWPGAWGNQPAGAGGYPGAAYPGAYPGQAPPGAYPGQGPPGAYPGQAPPGAYPGQGPPGAYPSPSAPGAYPGPTAPGVYPGQPSGPGAYPPPGQPSAPGAYPAAGPFGTPAGPLTVPYDLPLPGGTLPRMLITILGTVRPNANRLALDFKRGNDVAFHFNPRFNEDNRKVIVCNTKLNNNWGREERQMVFPFEAGKPFKIQVLVEPDHFKVAVNDAHLLQYNHRVKNLNEINKLGISGDIDLTSASHTMM; from the exons ATGGCAGACAGTTTTTCA cTGAATGATGCCTTATCTGGGTCTGGAAACCCAAACCCTCAAGGATGGCCTGGCGCTTGGGGAAACCAGCCTGCGGGGGCAGGAGGCTACCCCGGGGCTGCCTATCCTGGAGCCTACCCGGGGCAGGCACCACCTGGAGCTTATCCCGGGCAGGGCCCTCCAGGGGCTTATCCAGGGCAGGCACCCCCTGGAGCTTATCCAGGGCAGGGACCTCCAGGGGCCTACCCCAGCCCATCTGCGCCTGGAGCTTATCCTGGCCCAACTGCCCCCGGGGTCTACCCAGGACAGCCGAGCGGACCTGGGGCCTACCCACCCCCTGGACAGCCAAGTGCTCCTGGAGCCTACCCTGCTGCCGGCCCCTTTGGCACCCCGGCTGGACCACTG ACTGTGCCTTATGACCTGCCTTTGCCTGGAGGAACCTTGCCTCGCATGCTGATTACAATTTTGGGCACAGTGAGACCCAATGCCAACAG ACTTGCTTTGGATTTCAAGAGAGGGAATGATGTTGCCTTCCATTTTAATCCACGCTTCAATGAGGACAACAGGAAAGTAATTGTTTGTAATACAAAGCTGAATAATAactggggaagggaagaaagacaGATGGTTTTCCCATTTGAAGCCGGTAAACCATTCAAA ATACAAGTACTGGTTGAACCTGATCACTTCAAGGTTGCGGTCAATGATGCTCACCTGTTGCAGTACAATCATCGGGTGAAAAATCTCAATGAAATCAACAAACTGGGCATATCTGGTGATATAGATCTCACCAGTGCTTCACACACTATGATGTAA